TGCTATAGCAACTATAATAGCATCTGCGTGCCTTATATATTACAACAGAAGAAGGCCTTAGCTAAAATGCAATAAAAAAAGTAATATTTAGGTGAAAATTATATAAAAAAGAAAAATATTGTTATTTTTTATTAATTTAAAAAGGCCATTAATGGCCTTTTTAAATTAAAAGAAATTTCTTACAATTTTAAAAACTCCAAAAATTCACTGTTAAAAAGCTCAAGCTGGTCGTAAAAAACTGCATGACCGCTTTCCTCAAATGGAATTATCCGTGAGTTTTTCATGCCCTCATGCATTTCAAGCGCAAATTCAAATGGGCATATCCTATCCAGCTTCCCGTGGAATATACCTGTGGGAACGCTTATTTTAGGTAAGTCTGAAGACATGTCTTCATCGCGCAGAGACTGCGCGGTTTTTATAGTAGCATGTCCGGAGGCGCTAAGCCCTAAGGAATTAAACCAGTTGGAAAAGCTTTCTGTAATCCTGCTTGCAAAAAACTGCTTGCCAAAATCACTTACCATTTGGGGACGGTCTTTGTAAGTTTTGCTAATCAATGCATTTACTTCTTCGGTACTCATCCCATAAGGATACCCGGGACGCCTTGTAAAAGACGGTGCGGCGGCGGCAAGCAGGGCTAGCTTAGTAACTTTATAACCCATATGCCGGGCCATATATCGTATGGCGATAGGTCCGCCCATAGAAAAACCTACTAGCGTCAGGTTGTTTACATTTAAAGACCTAATTACCATAAAGACATCATCTGCTAACCGATCATATGAGTACCCCTCCCAAGGTTTATCCGAGTTGCCAAATCCTCTTAAATCAATCGATATGCATCTAAAGCCGTGTTTTGGCAGGACATCAAGCTGATATTCAAACATCTTATAGTTAACAGGCCAGCCATGTATTAAAAATATATTTTTCTTGCCTGATGGGTTTAAATCGTTGACATAGATTTTAACGCCTCGTTCAACCTCTATGTAGTACATAATTCACCTCTAATAATTATATTTTATATTTAGTTTTATAGTATGAATTTAAGCCTTTAAAATAGAACTGCTCCAATGATAATTGCCTATAATTAAAAAACAAAGCAAAAAATTTTTTGCTTTGTTTTTAGTAAAATTATTTAATTAAAACTTTATATACGCTTTAATCTATCAAGCTTTCATAAATTTTAGATAAATTTTCACTCATACGTTCAAGGTAAGTCTTGTCGTCTTCATTATTAGCTATGGTGTAAATCGTCTCAACGTTTGCTCCAACTTCATCTGCTAGTGTTTGTGAGATTTCCGTACTTACCATTTCCTCGGAAAATATTGTAGTAACATTATTTTCGCGGCAGTAATTTACGAGTTCAACTAATTGCTGGGCGCTAGGTTCACCTTCTGCAAAAACGTTTTCTACGCTATTTTGCTCTAAACCAAAGTCCCGGCAAAGGTAAGTAAAAGCAGCATGACCAGTTACAAAACTCTTTTTTTCAACGGATTTAAATTTTTCATAATATTCGTTAAAAAGGCTTTCCAATTGAGAAATGTAATTGCTGCAGTTTTCTTCATAATAATCTTTATTATCTGGATCTGCCTCAACCAGTGCATCTTTTATATTTTCAACTTCGATTTCAGCACATTTAAGGCTCAACCATGTATGAGGATCATACTGCCCGTGTTCTTCTACTTCCTCAGCATCCGTATTTGTAATAGTGTCGACTCCATCAGAAGCTTTAACGACAATCAATTTATCATTATTTGCCGATTCGATTGCATCATCTGCCCATGATTCCATTCCAAGACCATTGTAAACGAAAATATCGGCAGTACTTAATGCTGCTAAATCTTGAGCTTTTGGTTCAAAACTATGAGCCTCCGTTCCATCGGGAATAATCGTTGAAATTTCTACTTTGTCTTGCCCAACAGCATAGACAAATTCTTTCATTGCATTAAAGGTTACGGAAACCTGGATTTTGGTTTCTTCTGATTCACCATAAGTTTGATTATTGCTGCTGCATGATGAAAAGCTTATAATGGTAATTAAGCTTAATAGCAAAACAGCCCATTTTTTTAACATTTTTACCAACCTCCGAAATTTTACTTGCAAATGCTTCTCATTTGCATCTATAATATATATGATATTTTTTAGTTACATATTTGTCAAGAAAATAAAATTTATTTAAGGCTTTTTGCCAGAAAGAGTTTTTATGATTGAGGTAGAGAATTTATTTTTTTCTTATACTGGTTTAGCACCGTATGTACTTAATGGAATCAACCTTAATGTGCACGACGGTGATTATATATCAGTGGTAGGTGAAAATGGCAGTGGAAAAAGCACACTTATACGTTTAATATTAAAATTTCTAAAACCTACAAGCGGGAAGGTATTATCTAGGGCAAAGAGAATAGGTTATCTTCCGCAGAAAAATGATTTTTCAAATTCTAATTTTCCAATTACTGTATACGAAGCTCTTAATTCTTATAGAAGGATTCTAAAAATAAAAGATAAAGACGTTATTATTAAAAGCCTTGAAAAAGTAGGTATGGAAGGCTTTATGAACTCACTGGTAGGCACTTTGTCTGGCGGGCAAAGCCAAAAGGTGCTTATTGCAAGGGCACTTATTGGTGAGCCTGATTTACTGATTTTAGATGAACCTTCAAGTGGAGTTGACAATAACAGCCAAAAAGAAATTTATAGGTTTTTGAAAGAAATAAATCAAGAAAATGGTATCACGATTGTTTCCGTAGAACATAATTTAGACGCCGCTATATCAAATTCAACATTGATATACCATATGTTAGAGGGACAAGGTCATCTTTGTACGCCTGAGCAATATACTGATGAATTTTTCAAGAACAACGGAGAGGAGAATAATAATGCTTAATTATAGTTTTATGCAAAACGCTCTTTTTGTTTCAGTATTTATTTCTATATTGTGCCCCTGTATCGGTATTTTTTTGGTTCTTCGCCGTTATTCTATGATAGGAGATACCCTATCTCATGCATCTTTAGCTGGAGTAACGATAGGGCTTATATCTAACCAGAACCCAATACTTGGTGCATTTGTTTTCACATCTATTTGCGGTGCTTTGATTGAATTACTGCGCAATTATTTTAAGAAATATACTGATCTTATACTGACTATTGTACTTTCTTTAAGCGTAGGTACTGCGATCACGTTGATAAGTTCTGGAAAACTAAATGCAAATGCAGACTCCTTTTTATTCGGGAGTATACTAACTGTGACCAAGTTCGACGTACTAATGGTAGTTATATTAAGTATAATTTCAGTTCTGGCACTTATTTTCTTATATCACCAGATGGTGTATATCGCCTACGATGAGGAAGCTGCTAAAGTAGCGGGAGTAAAAGTTAGGTTTATCAATTATGTTTTTTCCATACTTGTAGCTTGTGCGATATCAGTATCTATAAGAATAGTGGGCATGCTGGTAATAAGCTCCATGATTGCACTTCCGGTTGCAACTGCACTTCAGCTTGGAAAGGGATTTAAAACTACGTTGATATTTTCTATTGTTTTTAGCATAATAGATATCATGCTTGGGTTGTTTATTTCGTATTATCTTAATGTAGCACCAGGAGGATTTACCGCACTTGTATCCGTTGCAGTCCTTGTTTTAGTATTGGTAACTAAAAAAATATACTCAGGTATAAACGCTGTTCGCGCTAGATCATAGGGTTTTGAATGCTTGACTTCATATAAAGTGCACTTTATAATAAAACCACATGCGAACTACTTGCATTTATACAGTAAAAAGTTGAGACAGAGCCGTAAAGTTACGGGTATTTTCTTTTATATATTAAATGAGGTGAAAATACGTTGAAAAAGGCACTCAATAATTGGCCCTCAGGAATAAAAAAAACCAGACAGCGTGAAAGCGTGATTTCAGTTCTTTTAAACGCTGAAAAACCATTAAGCGCAATGGATATTTGTTCTA
The DNA window shown above is from Eubacteriales bacterium and carries:
- a CDS encoding metal ABC transporter ATP-binding protein; its protein translation is MIEVENLFFSYTGLAPYVLNGINLNVHDGDYISVVGENGSGKSTLIRLILKFLKPTSGKVLSRAKRIGYLPQKNDFSNSNFPITVYEALNSYRRILKIKDKDVIIKSLEKVGMEGFMNSLVGTLSGGQSQKVLIARALIGEPDLLILDEPSSGVDNNSQKEIYRFLKEINQENGITIVSVEHNLDAAISNSTLIYHMLEGQGHLCTPEQYTDEFFKNNGEENNNA
- a CDS encoding alpha/beta hydrolase translates to MYYIEVERGVKIYVNDLNPSGKKNIFLIHGWPVNYKMFEYQLDVLPKHGFRCISIDLRGFGNSDKPWEGYSYDRLADDVFMVIRSLNVNNLTLVGFSMGGPIAIRYMARHMGYKVTKLALLAAAAPSFTRRPGYPYGMSTEEVNALISKTYKDRPQMVSDFGKQFFASRITESFSNWFNSLGLSASGHATIKTAQSLRDEDMSSDLPKISVPTGIFHGKLDRICPFEFALEMHEGMKNSRIIPFEESGHAVFYDQLELFNSEFLEFLKL
- a CDS encoding metal ABC transporter substrate-binding protein: MLKKWAVLLLSLITIISFSSCSSNNQTYGESEETKIQVSVTFNAMKEFVYAVGQDKVEISTIIPDGTEAHSFEPKAQDLAALSTADIFVYNGLGMESWADDAIESANNDKLIVVKASDGVDTITNTDAEEVEEHGQYDPHTWLSLKCAEIEVENIKDALVEADPDNKDYYEENCSNYISQLESLFNEYYEKFKSVEKKSFVTGHAAFTYLCRDFGLEQNSVENVFAEGEPSAQQLVELVNYCRENNVTTIFSEEMVSTEISQTLADEVGANVETIYTIANNEDDKTYLERMSENLSKIYESLID
- a CDS encoding metal ABC transporter permease produces the protein MLNYSFMQNALFVSVFISILCPCIGIFLVLRRYSMIGDTLSHASLAGVTIGLISNQNPILGAFVFTSICGALIELLRNYFKKYTDLILTIVLSLSVGTAITLISSGKLNANADSFLFGSILTVTKFDVLMVVILSIISVLALIFLYHQMVYIAYDEEAAKVAGVKVRFINYVFSILVACAISVSIRIVGMLVISSMIALPVATALQLGKGFKTTLIFSIVFSIIDIMLGLFISYYLNVAPGGFTALVSVAVLVLVLVTKKIYSGINAVRARS